The genomic stretch AGGAGCGGCGCGGCCGGCCGGCCCTGCACCGCCTGCACGGCGTGCCGCTGGCCATTAACGCGGGCGACGCACTGCACGTCTACATGTGGATGGCGGTGCGGCGTTCGAGGGTCGACCCGGCACTGGACGAATTCATGACTATGGTGCTGAAGACCGCCGAGGGGCAGCACCTCGACCTGGCCTGGGTTGAGACGCGGGAATGGAACCTGACGCCCGAGGACTATCTGCGTATGGTGCGCCTGAAAACGGCGTACTACACGGTGATCTACCCGCTGAGACTGGGGGCGCTGGCGGCAGGGCATGAGCCGTCGGCGGAGTTCGAGGCGGCGGGGCTGGCGCTGGGTACGGCCTTTCAGATCCGCGATGACGTCCTGAACCTGATCGGCGACCCGGCGAAGTACGGCAAGGAAATTGGCGGGGACCTGCTGGAAGGCAAACGGACGCTGATCGTGCTGCACTGGCTGGCGGGCGCCTCAGCGCAACAGAGAACAGTCTTCCTGGAGCGCATGAACCGGGCGCGAACCGAAAAGAATGCCGGGCAGATGGAGGAGTTGCTGACATGGCTGAGGGAGAGTGGCAGTGTCCGGGCCGCGCAGGAGTTCGCGAACCGCGAGGCGCAGCGGGGGCTGGCGGCGCTGGCACAGGCACTGGCCGGGGCACCGAACCAGCACGCAACCGAGGCGCTGTTACAGACCATGAAAGTGCTGGCGACCCGCGACGCCTGAAGCGACCAAGCAACAAAAGGCTGAAAAGTCAACCCCTGACGCACGCTGTCCAATGCGCAAAGACGAGCCGGAGTAGGGGTGCCTTTGTCCTGTCTATGCGTGTATTCTCGGCATGACAAAAGTCTTTTCAGCAAGGAGAATTTCATGAGGGCATCAGGACTCAACTGGCAGGGGTTGATGGAACAACTTCATCAGGCCCTTCCTTACGCCGAGGTGACGGACTCGTCCCTGGCTTACTTCAAGTACCCGGCCCGCACCGTCAGCCTGAACCTGCCGGTTCGCATGGACGACGGGACGGTTCGCGTGTTCAAGGGCTACCGCTGCGTGCACAGCACCGCGCGTGGTCCCAGCATGGGCGGCCTGCGCCTGAAAGCGGGCCTGAACGCCCACGAATGCGAGGTGCTGGCCGCCATCATGACGCTCAAGGCGGCGGTGGCCGACCTGCCGCTGGGCGGCGCGAAAGGTGGCATCGACGTCGACCCCGCGACCCTCAGCCCGCACGAACTGGAGGGCGTGACGCGCCGCTACGCCGCCGGGCTGGTCGAATTGATCGGCAAGCAGCAGGACATCCTGGCGCCGGACGTGGGCAGTGACCAGCAGATCATGGCCTGGACGCTCGATGCCTACAGCGAGATGGTCGGTGAAACCGAGAACGGCGCGGTGGTGGGCAAGCCCATTCCGCTGGGCGGCAGTTACGGCAGCAAGGACGCCCGTGGCCGCACGGCGGCGCTGGTGGCCCAGCGCGTGCTGGAAGGCAGCGGACGCCGCCTGAACCGCGCCCCGGTGGCGGTGCACGGCTACGGCGAGGTGGGCCGCAAGGCCGCCCGCACCCTGGCCGAGGCCGGCGCCCTGGTGGTGGCGGTCAGTGACGCGCAGGGCGCCATCTACGACAGCGGCGGCCTCGATCTGGACGCGCTCGACGCGCACCGCCAGCAGCACGGGACGCTGGCGGGCGTCGGCACGCCCATCAGCCCCGACGAGCTGCTGGAACTGGACGTCGAGGTGCTGATGCTGGCCTACGATTACGGGGCCATCAATGCCGGTAACGCCCACGCCGTGCGCGCCCGCTACGTGGTGGAAGCCACCAACCGCGCCGTGCTGCCCGAAGCCGAACGCTTCCTCAAGGAGCAGGGCGTGCAGGTGCTGCCGGACCTGGTGGCCAGTATGGGCGGCCTGATCGTGAATTACCTGGAGTGGGTGCAGGATGCCAGTAACTTCTTCTGGACCGAAGAGGAGATCCTGAAGGCCATCGACGTGCGCGTCAATGCTGCGCTGGACGGCGTACTGGCCTTCATGCATGAGCGCCAGGTGGACATGCGCACCGCCGCTTACGCCGTGGCCCTGAATCGCCTGACGAACGCCACGACCATGCGCGGCGTGTACCCATAAGACCAGTCGCCGGCAAAGCTCTGAGCTCATCTGCCCTGCCGGCCACTCCAGCCCGACCGCCCACCAACCCTCCCAAGGAGTCCCCCATCATGACTGCCGAACCGATCAGCGGAAACAAAGTCGCTCACGAAATCCCCACCTACCTCGATCCCAACAACATCGGCCCTTACGAGATTTTTCTGGAACAGGTCGACCGCGTCACGCCATACCTGGGCAAGCTGGCCTACTGGACCGAAACCCTCAAGCGGCCCAAACGCATCCTGATCGTGGACGTGCCGGTGCACCTGGACGACGGCACGGTCGCGCACTTTGAGGGTTACCGCGTGCAGCACAACACCTCGCGCGGCCCGGCCAAGGGCGGCGTGCGTTACCACCAGGACGTGACCCTTTCCGAAGTGATGGCACTCTCGGCCTGGATGACGGTCAAGAACGCCGCCGTGAACCTCCCCTACGGCGGGGGCAAGGGCGGCATCCGCATCGACCCGCGCAAGTACAGCCAGGGCGAACTGGAACGCGTGACGCGCCGCTACACCAGCGAGATCGGCCTGATCATCGGGCCGGAAAAGGACATCCCGGCGCCGGACGTGAACACCGGCCCGCAGACCATGGCCTGGATGATGGACACCTACTCCATGAACGTGGGCCGCACCGCCACCGGCGTCGTGACCGGCAAACCCATCAGCCTGGGCGGTTCGCTGGGGCGCAGTGACGCCACCGGGCGCGGCGTGTTCGTGACCGGGGCCGAGGCCATGAAGAAGCTGAACATGCCCATGGAAGGCGCGCGCATCGCCGTGCAGGGCTTCGGCAACGTGGGCGAGGCCGCCGCCCGCATCTTCCACAAC from Deinococcus fonticola encodes the following:
- a CDS encoding Glu/Leu/Phe/Val family dehydrogenase; translation: MTAEPISGNKVAHEIPTYLDPNNIGPYEIFLEQVDRVTPYLGKLAYWTETLKRPKRILIVDVPVHLDDGTVAHFEGYRVQHNTSRGPAKGGVRYHQDVTLSEVMALSAWMTVKNAAVNLPYGGGKGGIRIDPRKYSQGELERVTRRYTSEIGLIIGPEKDIPAPDVNTGPQTMAWMMDTYSMNVGRTATGVVTGKPISLGGSLGRSDATGRGVFVTGAEAMKKLNMPMEGARIAVQGFGNVGEAAARIFHNHGAKIVAIQDVTGTIASERGIDPAQALAHLRTTGKITGLEGTEEIQRDEFWSVDCDVMVPAALEKQITLANADQIKAKLVVEGANGPTIPAADDLLAQKGVTVVPDVLANAGGVTVSYFEWVQDFSSFFWTEEEINNRLDRIMREAFLSLWDVKERHNVTLRTAVYIVSCTRVLEARALRGLYP
- a CDS encoding polyprenyl synthetase family protein; this translates as MRAELLARIESLLPTGGDLPELQRYAAMLRDYPQRGGKGLRSELLLGTARAYGVAEGSPEWERALWLAAALELFQNWVLIHDDIEDDSEERRGRPALHRLHGVPLAINAGDALHVYMWMAVRRSRVDPALDEFMTMVLKTAEGQHLDLAWVETREWNLTPEDYLRMVRLKTAYYTVIYPLRLGALAAGHEPSAEFEAAGLALGTAFQIRDDVLNLIGDPAKYGKEIGGDLLEGKRTLIVLHWLAGASAQQRTVFLERMNRARTEKNAGQMEELLTWLRESGSVRAAQEFANREAQRGLAALAQALAGAPNQHATEALLQTMKVLATRDA
- a CDS encoding Glu/Leu/Phe/Val family dehydrogenase; protein product: MRASGLNWQGLMEQLHQALPYAEVTDSSLAYFKYPARTVSLNLPVRMDDGTVRVFKGYRCVHSTARGPSMGGLRLKAGLNAHECEVLAAIMTLKAAVADLPLGGAKGGIDVDPATLSPHELEGVTRRYAAGLVELIGKQQDILAPDVGSDQQIMAWTLDAYSEMVGETENGAVVGKPIPLGGSYGSKDARGRTAALVAQRVLEGSGRRLNRAPVAVHGYGEVGRKAARTLAEAGALVVAVSDAQGAIYDSGGLDLDALDAHRQQHGTLAGVGTPISPDELLELDVEVLMLAYDYGAINAGNAHAVRARYVVEATNRAVLPEAERFLKEQGVQVLPDLVASMGGLIVNYLEWVQDASNFFWTEEEILKAIDVRVNAALDGVLAFMHERQVDMRTAAYAVALNRLTNATTMRGVYP